The stretch of DNA TAGCATTAGGCGCGGGCATTGTAGCCATGATTGGGTCAGGGTCCAGTGACTGGCTGATGAAGCGAGGACACGTCGTGCCCATCAATTGGGGCGGGGGTGAGATTCTGTTCTTTGCGGGCGTGATTTATATTATCGCCATTGTATTTCAGAAAGGCACCGAGCTACAAACCGAGAACGATCTAACCGTATAGTCAATGCCCATTATTGTGAACTTAGACGTGATGATGGCAAAACGAAAAATATCACTCAATGAGCTTTCGGCCAAAGTCGATTTGACGTTGTCTAATCTGTCGATTCTGAAAACCGGCAAAGCCAAAGCCATCCGGTTCAGTACGCTCGAAGCGATTTGCAATGCCCTGGACTGTCAACCGGGCGATATTCTGGAGTACAAACCAGACTAATCAAACAAAAGCCATTCGCTACCACAATGACTACTCCTGCCCTTTCTCAGCCACCCGACCCCAAAGCACCCGAAACCATTGAGCAGGCGCAGCGCGACATGCGCCTGAGTTATGCTGCGGGAGCCGTCGGTATTTTTGTGTCGGGTACGGTATGGCTCGTTGCCGCGCTTGTGAATTTATACGTCTCCCCTCAACAGGCTATCTGGACGCTGTTGATTGGCGGAGCACTGATTCACCCGCTGAGTCTGCTGGTCTATAAAGTGCTGGGAATGAACCAGCAACATCATCCGCAGAACCCACTGGCGAAACTGGCCATGGAGGGAACCGTTTGGATGCTCATGTGCATTCCGCTGGCTTATGTTCTTTCATTTCAGCGCACCGAATGGTTTTTTCAGGGTATGTTGCTCATTATCGGAGGGCGTTATCTCACCTTTGCAACGTTATACGGTATGCGTCTGTACTGGCTGCTGGGAGCCGTGCTGGGTATTGCGGCAAACGTACTGTTTGTATTACAAGCCAATGCCTTCGTGTCGGCCCTCGCTGGCTCACTAACCGAAATCTGTTTCGGTTTCGTCATCTACCGACGCCGTTGACACGGCTGTGTCGTCCCTCCGGGACGCAACGTCGTGACCAGCCCCCGTCCCAGCGGGACGATACAGCGTAGCGTCGGTAGCGCGATGATAACATCTGACCTGCCAGATTCGTTGAACGTTGTATGCCGACCAAACTCCCGCTCTCGTTCTACGAGCAGCACGATACGCTGACGCTGGCGCAATTGCTGCTTGGCTGCGAACTCGTCCACGAATCGCCTGAAGGCCGCACGGCAGGAATTATCGTTGAGACCGAAGGATACATTACCGGCGACCCGGCCTGCCATGCCTACCGGCGCGAAACGAAGCGCAACGCGGCTATGTTTGGCCCGGCAGGTACGCTCTACGTCTATCAGATTTACAACCACTACAACTGCATCAACGTCGTGACCGGCCCGGCAGGCGTGGGCGAAGCCGTCCTGATTCGCGCCCTCGAACCGACCGAAGGTATCGAGTTAATGGAAATGCGCCGAAACGAAGCGTTTAAGACCGGCTTTGAACGTTACCGCCTGAACACCATCGACGCGCAAACACCGGAAGGGTTCCGTAACCTCTGCAACGGCCCCGGCAAGCTCGTCATCGCGCTGGGTATCGACCGACATCGGCACAACTTTTCGTCGCTTACAACCGGGCCAATTTCCATCTGCGGGCCGGTTCTACACGACTTTGAGCTGGTTACGACCACGCGCATTGGCATCAAATTCGGGGCCGATCTGCCTTACCGCTACTACATAAAAAGCAATCGGTTTGTCAGTAAAAAATAAACTGTCAGAACCATCAGAACCAGGATTAGCCGGGATTGGCAAGATTAAACAG from Spirosoma montaniterrae encodes:
- a CDS encoding DUF7010 family protein — translated: MTTPALSQPPDPKAPETIEQAQRDMRLSYAAGAVGIFVSGTVWLVAALVNLYVSPQQAIWTLLIGGALIHPLSLLVYKVLGMNQQHHPQNPLAKLAMEGTVWMLMCIPLAYVLSFQRTEWFFQGMLLIIGGRYLTFATLYGMRLYWLLGAVLGIAANVLFVLQANAFVSALAGSLTEICFGFVIYRRR
- a CDS encoding helix-turn-helix domain-containing protein, with product MPIIVNLDVMMAKRKISLNELSAKVDLTLSNLSILKTGKAKAIRFSTLEAICNALDCQPGDILEYKPD
- a CDS encoding DNA-3-methyladenine glycosylase translates to MPTKLPLSFYEQHDTLTLAQLLLGCELVHESPEGRTAGIIVETEGYITGDPACHAYRRETKRNAAMFGPAGTLYVYQIYNHYNCINVVTGPAGVGEAVLIRALEPTEGIELMEMRRNEAFKTGFERYRLNTIDAQTPEGFRNLCNGPGKLVIALGIDRHRHNFSSLTTGPISICGPVLHDFELVTTTRIGIKFGADLPYRYYIKSNRFVSKK